From the Musa acuminata AAA Group cultivar baxijiao chromosome BXJ1-2, Cavendish_Baxijiao_AAA, whole genome shotgun sequence genome, one window contains:
- the LOC103970023 gene encoding dephospho-CoA kinase encodes MRLVGLTGGIASGKSTVSNLFISEGVPVVDADVVARDVVKKGTGGWKKVVKAFGNDILLENGEIDRARLGHIVFTDPAKRQLLNRLLAPYISSGIFWEVFKLWIKGSKVIILDIPLLFETKMDQQTSPVIVVWVDPETQIKRLMARDGIPEEQAKNKINAQMALDQKKTKANIVIDNSGTIEETRLQFQKVLNQISRPLTWKEYALSRDGIFLLLTSAVVGVLAVRKNLP; translated from the exons ATGAGGTTGGTGGGACTGACGGGCGGGATCGCGTCCGGGAAGAGCACGGTCTCCAATCTCTTCATATCTGAAGGCGTTCCCGTCGTCGACGCCGACGTCGTTGCCCGG GATGTGGTGAAGAAGGGAACGGGTGGTTGGAAGAAAGTGGTAAAAGCATTTGGGAACGATATTTTACTAGAGAATGGAGAAATTGATAGAGCACGGTTAGGTCACATTGTCTTTACAGATCCAGCAAAACGCCAACTTCTGAACCG TTTATTGGCTCCATATATTTCCTCGGGCATCTTTTGGGAGGTATTCAAGCTGTGGATAAAAGGGTCAAAGGTTATCATTCTAGACATCCCATTGTTGTTTGAGACCAAAATGGATCAACAAACATCTCCTGTTATTGTTGTATGGGTTGATCCTGAAACCCAGATAAAACGCTTAATGGCAAGAGATGGCATACCTGAAGAACAAGCCAAAAATAAAATCAACGCACAGATGGCACTGGACCAGAAGAAGACCAAGGCAAATATAGTCATTGATAATTCTGGCACAATTGAAGAAACAAGACTACAATTCCAGAAGGTTTTGAACCAAATCAGTCGACCTCTAACATGGAAAGAATATGCTCTATCCAGAGACGGCATCTTTTTGCTTCTTACATCTGCGGTGGTAGGTGTTTTGGCAGTACGCAAAAATTTACCTTGA